The following are encoded in a window of Rosa chinensis cultivar Old Blush chromosome 4, RchiOBHm-V2, whole genome shotgun sequence genomic DNA:
- the LOC112196343 gene encoding sodium/hydrogen exchanger 8 isoform X1, producing MATVTESAMPFRLLAEEEDDSSSPSDAVAFVGLCLVLGIACRHVLRGTRVPYTVALLILGIAIGSIEYGTHHHLGKIGDGIRIWASIDPDLLLAVFLPALLFESSFSMEVHQIKRCILQMIILAGPGVLISTFCLGSALKLTFPYGWTWKTSLLLGGLLSATDPVAVVALLKELGASKKLSTIIEGESLMNDGTAIVVYQLFYQMVLGKSYDWAAIIKFLSEVAFGAVGIGLAFGIISVLWLGFIFNDTVIEITLTVAVSYVAYFTAQEGAAVSGVLTVMTLGMFYAAVAKTAFKGESQQSLHHFWEMIAYIANTLIFILSGVVIAEGVLDTDNILGNGKSWAYLVLLYVYVQISRIIVVGVSFPLLRYFGYGLDWKEAIILIWSGLRGAVALSLALSVKRTSDSSTRLSSDTGVRFVFFTGGIVFLTLIVNGSTTQFVLHFLAMDRLSAAKRRILHYTKYEMLNKALEAFGDLGDDEELGPADWPTVKRYITSLNDVDSEPVHPHTADESDNNLDITNLKDIRERHLNGVQAAYWTMLDEGRITKSTANILMQSVDEAFDLVSNEPLCDWKGLKSQVHFPNYYKFLQTSICPQKLVTYFTVERLESACSICAAFLRAHRIARQQLHDFIGDSDIASIIINESEAEGEEAKKFLEDVRVTFPQVLRVVKTRQVTYSVLNHLIDYLQNLEKVGLLEEKEMLHLHDAVQTDLKKLLRNPPMVKVPKITDLININPLMGALPSSVREQLEGSTKETMKLRGVTLYKEGSKPTGIWLISTGVVKWTSMSIKNKHSLHPTFTHGSTLGLYEVLTGKPYICDIITDSVVLCFFIENHKIHSMLRSDPSVEDFLWQESAIMLLKLLLPQKFEKMAMQDLRVLVAERSTTTVYIRGEFVEIPYHSIGFLLEGFIKTQGIQEELITSPAPLLSSRGYQSFQNLETLGTMGSRTSFSHQGASFSHQGSSYLVETRSRVIVFNMAAFESDSPLNRGTSSFLSHGVDHPLRSLSREHTGLMSWPEQFFKPKQQKQSPEGTSQQANSLSTRAMQLSIYGSMVNVRLRTRSFPRSGPTKPSHTVSYPNVPLSDSRPLVSVRSEGASTVRENLEVRKFAEKITPPGQSSTNPKESHVVIDDSSDESGGEDDVIIRIDSPSRLSFRHAHFTP from the exons ATGGCGACGGTGACGGAATCTGCCATGCCGTTCAGATTGTTGGCCGAGGAAGAAGACGATAGCTCGAGTCCGTCGGACGCCGTCGCATTCGTCGGACTGTGCTTGGTGTTAGGAATCGCATGCAGGCATGTGTTGCGTGGCACCAGAGTGCCCTACACCGTCGCTCTTCTAATTCTCGGCATTGCCATCGGTTCCATAG AATATGGTACACACCATCATTTGGGCAAGATTGGGGATGGCATTCGAATTT gggCATCTATTGATCCTGACCTTCTATTGGCCGTTTTTCTTCCTGCCCTTCTTTTTGAGAGTTCATTTTCTATGGAAGTGCACCAAATAAAG AGATGTATTCTTCAAATGATTATACTAGCTGGCCCAGGTGTTTTGATATCAACCTTCTGTCTTGGATCTGCTTTGAAG CTCACTTTCCCTTATGGCTGGACTTGGAAAACATCATTGTTGTTGGGAGGACTTTTGAGTGCTACTGATCCCGTGGCTGTTGTTGCTCTATTAAAAGAGCTTGGTGCAAGCAAAAAACTGAGTACAATAATCGAAGGAGAGTCCTTGATGAATGATGG GACAGCAATTGTGGTTTATCAGCTATTCTATCAAATGGTCCTCGGAAAGAGCTATGACTGGGCAGCCATAATTAAATTTCTATCTGAAGTTGCATTTGGAGC TGTAGGTATTGGTCTTGCTTTTGGTATAATATCTGTCCTGTGGCTTGGGTTCATTTTCAATGACACTGTGATAGAGATCACACTAACAGTGGCTGTGAGCTATGTTGCCTACTTCACT GCTCAAGAGGGTGCAGCTGTGTCTGGCGTTTTGACAGTGATGACCTTAGGAAT GTTTTATGCTGCGGTTGCAAAGACAGCTTTTAAGGGTGAAAGCCAGCAAAGCTTACATCATTTCTG GGAAATGATTGCCTACATTGCTAATAcattaattttcattttgag CGGAGTTGTTATAGCTGAGGGTGTTCTAGATACTGATAATATTTTGGGAAATG GAAAATCTTGGGCCTATCTTGTTCTTCTGTATGTTTATGTACAAATTTCGCGGATTATAGTTGTTGGAGTATCATTTCCCTTGCTTCGGTATTTTGGCTATGGTTTAGATTGGAAGGAGGCTATAATCCTCATATGGTCAGGTCTGCGAGGCGCTGTAGCATTATCACTTGCACTATCGGTTAAG cGTACTAGTGACAGTTCTACGCGTCTCAGTTCCGACACAGGAGTCCGG TTTGTTTTCTTCACTGGTGGAATTGTCTTCTTGACACTTATTGTGAATGGTTCAACCACACAATTCGTTTTACACTTTCTAGCAATGGATAGGCTATCAGCAGCTAAG AGGCGCATACTGCATTACACGAAATATGAAATGTTGAACAAAGCATTAGAGGCTTTTGGTGATCTTGGAGATGACGAGGAATTGGGGCCTGCTGATTGGCCCACAGTGAAAAGATACATTACAAGCTTAAATGATGTGGACAGTGAACCTGTACACCCTCATACTGCAGATGAAAGTGATAATAACCTGGACATTACAAATTTGAAAGATATACGTGAACGCCATTTGAATG GCGTTCAAGCTGCTTACTGGACCATGCTTGATGAGGGCAGGATTACAAAATCTACTGCAAATATTTTGATGCAATCTGTAGATGAAGCATTTGACTTGGTTTCAAATGAGCCTTTATGTGACTGGAAAGGTTTAAAATCTCAAGTTCATTTCCCAAATTACTACAAGTTTCTTCAAACAAGCATTTGCCCTCAGAAGTTGGTAACCTATTTTACTGTGGAAAGGTTGGAATCTGCATGTTCCATTTGTGCTGCCTTTCTTCGTGCCCATAGAATAGCAAGACAGCAACTCCATGATTTTATAG GTGATAGTGATATTGCTTCTATCATCATTAATGAAAGTGAGGCAGAAGGAGAAGAAGCAAAGAAGTTCCTGGAAGATGTTCGTGTTACATTTCCTCAG GTTTTGCGCGTTGTGAAAACAAGACAAGTAACATACTCGGTTCTGAACCATTTAATTGATTATCTCCAAAACCTTGAGAAGGTTGGCCTGCTGGAAGAAAAAGAGATGCTCCATCTTCATGATGCTGTCCAG ACTGACCTGAAAAAGCTTCTAAGGAATCCCCCAATGGTAAAGGTTCCAAAAATAACTGATTTGATTAATATCAATCCTCTGATGGGGGCTCTGCCTTCTTCAGTTCGTGAACAACTTGAAGGTTCTACTAAGGAAACAATGAAATTACGTGGTGTGACACTTTACAAGGAGGGCTCCAAGCCTACTGGTATTTGGCTTATTTCCACTGGGGTAGTCAAG TGGACAAGTATGAGCATAAAAAACAAGCATTCACTGCATCCAACTTTTACTCATGGGAGTACTTTGGGCCTATATGAAGTGCTTACTGGAAAGCCCTATATTTGTGATATCATCACAGATTCAGTGGTTCTGTGCTTTTTCATTGAAAATCACAAGATACATTCAATGCTCAGGTCTGATCCTTCAGTAGAAGACTTCCTATGGCAG GAAAGTGCTATTATGCTTCTGAAACTTCTCCTTCCACAAAAGTTTGAGAAGATGGCAATGCAAGATTTAAGAGTTCTTGTTGCTGAAAGGTCAACGACGACTGTTTACATAAGGGGAGAGTTTGTCGAAATTCCTTACCATTCCATTGGGTTTCTATTAGAAGGATTTATCAAGACCCAAGGCATCCAAGAAGAACTGATTACATCACCTGCACCTCTATTGTCCTCACGTGGTTACCAAAGCTTCCAAAATCTGGAAACATTAG GCACCATGGGATCCCGAACCAGTTTTTCTCATCAAGGAGCCAGTTTTTCCCATCAAGGATCCAGTTATCTTGTTGAAACAAGATCAAGAGTGATTGTATTCAACATGGCAGCATTTGAATCTGACAGTCCTCTAAATAGAGGGACTTCCTCATTTTTGTCACATGGAGTTGATCATCCACTCAGAAGTCTTAGTAGAGAACATACTGGTCTTATGAGTTGGCCTGAACAGTTCTTTAAGCCGAAGCAACAAAAGCAGAGTCCTGAAGGGACTAGCCAACAAGCTAACAGCTTATCTACAAGGGCAATGCAGTTGAGCATATATGGCAGCATG GTGAACGTCCGCCTCCGTACTCGAAGTTTTCCGAGAAGTGGTCCTACTAAACCATCACATACGGTGTCATATCCAAATGTTCCATTATCCGATTCTCGTCCGCTTGTTTCTGTCAGATCAGAAGGGGCGTCTACTGTCAGAGAGAATCTGGAAGTGAGAAAATTCGCTGAGAAAATAACTCCTCCAGGACAGTCAAGTACAAACCCAAAAGAAAGTCATGTGGTAATAGATGATTCCAGTGATGAATCTGGTGGTGAGGATGATGTAATAATAAGAATTGATTCACCAAGTAGGCTTTCTTTTCGCCACGCTCATTTCACACCCTAA
- the LOC112196343 gene encoding sodium/hydrogen exchanger 7 isoform X2 has protein sequence MMAIVVYQLFYQMVLGKSYDWAAIIKFLSEVAFGAVGIGLAFGIISVLWLGFIFNDTVIEITLTVAVSYVAYFTAQEGAAVSGVLTVMTLGMFYAAVAKTAFKGESQQSLHHFWEMIAYIANTLIFILSGVVIAEGVLDTDNILGNGKSWAYLVLLYVYVQISRIIVVGVSFPLLRYFGYGLDWKEAIILIWSGLRGAVALSLALSVKRTSDSSTRLSSDTGVRFVFFTGGIVFLTLIVNGSTTQFVLHFLAMDRLSAAKRRILHYTKYEMLNKALEAFGDLGDDEELGPADWPTVKRYITSLNDVDSEPVHPHTADESDNNLDITNLKDIRERHLNGVQAAYWTMLDEGRITKSTANILMQSVDEAFDLVSNEPLCDWKGLKSQVHFPNYYKFLQTSICPQKLVTYFTVERLESACSICAAFLRAHRIARQQLHDFIGDSDIASIIINESEAEGEEAKKFLEDVRVTFPQVLRVVKTRQVTYSVLNHLIDYLQNLEKVGLLEEKEMLHLHDAVQTDLKKLLRNPPMVKVPKITDLININPLMGALPSSVREQLEGSTKETMKLRGVTLYKEGSKPTGIWLISTGVVKWTSMSIKNKHSLHPTFTHGSTLGLYEVLTGKPYICDIITDSVVLCFFIENHKIHSMLRSDPSVEDFLWQESAIMLLKLLLPQKFEKMAMQDLRVLVAERSTTTVYIRGEFVEIPYHSIGFLLEGFIKTQGIQEELITSPAPLLSSRGYQSFQNLETLGTMGSRTSFSHQGASFSHQGSSYLVETRSRVIVFNMAAFESDSPLNRGTSSFLSHGVDHPLRSLSREHTGLMSWPEQFFKPKQQKQSPEGTSQQANSLSTRAMQLSIYGSMVNVRLRTRSFPRSGPTKPSHTVSYPNVPLSDSRPLVSVRSEGASTVRENLEVRKFAEKITPPGQSSTNPKESHVVIDDSSDESGGEDDVIIRIDSPSRLSFRHAHFTP, from the exons ATGATGG CAATTGTGGTTTATCAGCTATTCTATCAAATGGTCCTCGGAAAGAGCTATGACTGGGCAGCCATAATTAAATTTCTATCTGAAGTTGCATTTGGAGC TGTAGGTATTGGTCTTGCTTTTGGTATAATATCTGTCCTGTGGCTTGGGTTCATTTTCAATGACACTGTGATAGAGATCACACTAACAGTGGCTGTGAGCTATGTTGCCTACTTCACT GCTCAAGAGGGTGCAGCTGTGTCTGGCGTTTTGACAGTGATGACCTTAGGAAT GTTTTATGCTGCGGTTGCAAAGACAGCTTTTAAGGGTGAAAGCCAGCAAAGCTTACATCATTTCTG GGAAATGATTGCCTACATTGCTAATAcattaattttcattttgag CGGAGTTGTTATAGCTGAGGGTGTTCTAGATACTGATAATATTTTGGGAAATG GAAAATCTTGGGCCTATCTTGTTCTTCTGTATGTTTATGTACAAATTTCGCGGATTATAGTTGTTGGAGTATCATTTCCCTTGCTTCGGTATTTTGGCTATGGTTTAGATTGGAAGGAGGCTATAATCCTCATATGGTCAGGTCTGCGAGGCGCTGTAGCATTATCACTTGCACTATCGGTTAAG cGTACTAGTGACAGTTCTACGCGTCTCAGTTCCGACACAGGAGTCCGG TTTGTTTTCTTCACTGGTGGAATTGTCTTCTTGACACTTATTGTGAATGGTTCAACCACACAATTCGTTTTACACTTTCTAGCAATGGATAGGCTATCAGCAGCTAAG AGGCGCATACTGCATTACACGAAATATGAAATGTTGAACAAAGCATTAGAGGCTTTTGGTGATCTTGGAGATGACGAGGAATTGGGGCCTGCTGATTGGCCCACAGTGAAAAGATACATTACAAGCTTAAATGATGTGGACAGTGAACCTGTACACCCTCATACTGCAGATGAAAGTGATAATAACCTGGACATTACAAATTTGAAAGATATACGTGAACGCCATTTGAATG GCGTTCAAGCTGCTTACTGGACCATGCTTGATGAGGGCAGGATTACAAAATCTACTGCAAATATTTTGATGCAATCTGTAGATGAAGCATTTGACTTGGTTTCAAATGAGCCTTTATGTGACTGGAAAGGTTTAAAATCTCAAGTTCATTTCCCAAATTACTACAAGTTTCTTCAAACAAGCATTTGCCCTCAGAAGTTGGTAACCTATTTTACTGTGGAAAGGTTGGAATCTGCATGTTCCATTTGTGCTGCCTTTCTTCGTGCCCATAGAATAGCAAGACAGCAACTCCATGATTTTATAG GTGATAGTGATATTGCTTCTATCATCATTAATGAAAGTGAGGCAGAAGGAGAAGAAGCAAAGAAGTTCCTGGAAGATGTTCGTGTTACATTTCCTCAG GTTTTGCGCGTTGTGAAAACAAGACAAGTAACATACTCGGTTCTGAACCATTTAATTGATTATCTCCAAAACCTTGAGAAGGTTGGCCTGCTGGAAGAAAAAGAGATGCTCCATCTTCATGATGCTGTCCAG ACTGACCTGAAAAAGCTTCTAAGGAATCCCCCAATGGTAAAGGTTCCAAAAATAACTGATTTGATTAATATCAATCCTCTGATGGGGGCTCTGCCTTCTTCAGTTCGTGAACAACTTGAAGGTTCTACTAAGGAAACAATGAAATTACGTGGTGTGACACTTTACAAGGAGGGCTCCAAGCCTACTGGTATTTGGCTTATTTCCACTGGGGTAGTCAAG TGGACAAGTATGAGCATAAAAAACAAGCATTCACTGCATCCAACTTTTACTCATGGGAGTACTTTGGGCCTATATGAAGTGCTTACTGGAAAGCCCTATATTTGTGATATCATCACAGATTCAGTGGTTCTGTGCTTTTTCATTGAAAATCACAAGATACATTCAATGCTCAGGTCTGATCCTTCAGTAGAAGACTTCCTATGGCAG GAAAGTGCTATTATGCTTCTGAAACTTCTCCTTCCACAAAAGTTTGAGAAGATGGCAATGCAAGATTTAAGAGTTCTTGTTGCTGAAAGGTCAACGACGACTGTTTACATAAGGGGAGAGTTTGTCGAAATTCCTTACCATTCCATTGGGTTTCTATTAGAAGGATTTATCAAGACCCAAGGCATCCAAGAAGAACTGATTACATCACCTGCACCTCTATTGTCCTCACGTGGTTACCAAAGCTTCCAAAATCTGGAAACATTAG GCACCATGGGATCCCGAACCAGTTTTTCTCATCAAGGAGCCAGTTTTTCCCATCAAGGATCCAGTTATCTTGTTGAAACAAGATCAAGAGTGATTGTATTCAACATGGCAGCATTTGAATCTGACAGTCCTCTAAATAGAGGGACTTCCTCATTTTTGTCACATGGAGTTGATCATCCACTCAGAAGTCTTAGTAGAGAACATACTGGTCTTATGAGTTGGCCTGAACAGTTCTTTAAGCCGAAGCAACAAAAGCAGAGTCCTGAAGGGACTAGCCAACAAGCTAACAGCTTATCTACAAGGGCAATGCAGTTGAGCATATATGGCAGCATG GTGAACGTCCGCCTCCGTACTCGAAGTTTTCCGAGAAGTGGTCCTACTAAACCATCACATACGGTGTCATATCCAAATGTTCCATTATCCGATTCTCGTCCGCTTGTTTCTGTCAGATCAGAAGGGGCGTCTACTGTCAGAGAGAATCTGGAAGTGAGAAAATTCGCTGAGAAAATAACTCCTCCAGGACAGTCAAGTACAAACCCAAAAGAAAGTCATGTGGTAATAGATGATTCCAGTGATGAATCTGGTGGTGAGGATGATGTAATAATAAGAATTGATTCACCAAGTAGGCTTTCTTTTCGCCACGCTCATTTCACACCCTAA
- the LOC112196344 gene encoding probable potassium transporter 17 isoform X1, with translation MPIHSSQGKGGRENLLLAYKTLGVVFGGLVTSPLYVYPSMPLKSPTEDDYLGIYSIMFWTLTLIGVVKYAGIALKADDQGEGGTFALYSLLCRNMNIGILSSNPNSSLSHSIYDEGIENQSRLAKIFKKSIVARRLLLFIAMLGMCMVIGDGILTPAISVLSAMDGVRAPFPSIKSSVVEALSAVVLILLFLLQKFGTSRVSFLFSPIMGAWTLSTPLVGIYSIISHYPSIFKAISPHYIFRFFWRNGKEGWLLLSGTVLCITGSEALFADLGHFNRSSIQIAFLFTIYPSLVLTYAGQTAYLIKNPNDHNDGFYKFIPTTIYWPIFIISTLAAIVASQSLISATFSVIKQSVVLDYFPRVKVVHTSPSKEGEVYSPEVNYILMVLCVAVILIFGDGKDIGNAFGVVVSLVMLITTVLLTLVMVIIWRTPPVLVALYFSIFFVMEGVYVSAVFTKITEGGWIPFAISFILAFIMFGWYYGRQRKIEYELTHKITLDKLGLLLSDPSVQRVPGFCLFYSNIQDGLTPILGHYIKNMKSLHQVTVFTTLRYLLVPKVAPHERIVICKLGLKGVYGCVIQYGYADPLNLEGEDFVSQVTNSLLAHIQDSSGCRPSDPAEIQQEMSNLEEAMSAGIVHIRGKTRFYIGKSCGWFDKIMLAFYEVLHSNCRSALPALGVPLPQRIEVGMLYEA, from the exons ATGCCAATCCATTCCAGTCAG GGAAAAGGTGGAAGGGAGAATTTGCTACTTGCATACAAGACACTGGGAGTAGTGTTTGGAGGACTTGTTACATCCCCACTGTATGTGTACCCTTCCATGCCACTCAAGTCTCCGACCGAAGATGACTATTTGGGCATTTACAGCATTATGTTTTGGACTCTTACCCTCATTGGGGTTGTCAAATATGCTGGCATTGCTCTCAAAGCCGATGATCAAGGCGAAG GTGGGACTTTTGCCTTGTATTCATTACTTTGCAGGAATATGAATATTGGAATCCTCTCTTCAAATCCAAACTCAAGTCTTTCACACTCTATCTATGATGAGGGCATTGAAAATCAGAGTAGGCTTGCAAAAATTTTCAAGAAAAGTATAGTTGCTAGAAGGTTATTGCTTTTTATTGCCATGTTAGGCATGTGCATGGTTATTGGAGATGGCATTCTTACACCTGCAATATCTG TTTTGTCAGCAATGGATGGAGTAAGGGCACCTTTTCCATCTATCAAATCAT CTGTTGTGGAAGCGCTTTCTGCAGTAGTCCTTatccttctttttttattacaaaAGTTTGGTACATCTCGAGTGAGCTTCCTATTTTCCCCCATTATGGGTGCATGGACTTTGAGTACCCCGCTCGTAGGAATTTATAGCATCATAAGTCATTATCCAAGCATATTCAAGGCCATATCACCACACTATATCTTCCGTTTCTTTTGGAGAAACGGTAAGGAAGGCTGGTTGTTGCTTAGTGGAACTGTCCTTTGCATCACAG GGTCCGAGGCATTGTTTGCAGATCTTGgtcatttcaaccgaagctccATTCAG ATAGCTTTCTTGTTTACCATCTATCCTTCTCTGGTTCTGACATATGCGGGGCAGACAGCATACCTGATCAAGAATCCAAATGATCATAATGATGGATTCTATAAGTTTATACCAACTACTATCTACTGGCCTATCTTTATCATATCTACATTAGCTGCAATAGTTGCAAGCCAGTCTCTGATATCAGCCACGTTTTCGGTAATCAAGCAATCTGTAGTACTTGATTATTTCCCTCGAGTGAAGGTTGTGCACACATCCCCTAGCAAAGAAGGCGAGGTTTACTCCCCTGAAGTCAATTACATTCTCATGGTTCTCTGTGTTGCTGTCATACTTATATTTGGGGATGGAAAAGACATAGGAAATGCATTTG GTGTTGTTGTCAGCTTAGTCATGCTCATCACCACAGTATTACTAACACTGGTAATGGTCATAATATGGAGAACACCACCGGTGCTGGTGGCTCTCTACTTCTCTATCTTCTTTGTGATGGAAGGCGTTTATGTGAGTGCAGTGTTCACCAAGATCACTGAAGGTGGATGGATTCCTTTTGCCATATCTTTTATCCTTGCCTTCATTATGTTCGGTTGGTACTATGGAAGACAAAGGAAGATAGAGTACGAGTTGACTCACAAAATAACCCTAGACAAACTTGGACTGCTATTATCTGATCCCAGTGTTCAAAGGGTTCCTGGATTCTGCTTGTTTTACTCCAACATTCAAGATGGGCTTACTCCGATTCTCGGACACTATATTAAAAACATGAAATCCCTTCACCAGGTCACCGTGTTCACTACTCTTCGATACTTATTGGTTCCTAAGGTTGCTCCTCATGAGAGGATTGTTATCTGCAAACTTGGCCTGAAAGGGGTTTATGGGTGTGTTATTCAGTATGGCTACGCAGATCCCCTAAACCTCGAAGGAGAAGATTTTGTCAGCCAAGTTACAAATAGTTTGCTGGCACATATACAGGACAGCTCGGGCTGTCGGCCATCTGATCCTGCAGAGATCCAACAAGAGATGTCTAATTTGGAAGAAGCAATGAGTGCTGGAATAGTTCATATTCGAGGAAAGACAAGGTTTTATATTGGCAAGAGTTGTGGCTGGTTTGATAAAATTATGCTCGCATTTTATGAAGTTCTGCACAGTAACTGTAGGTCTGCTCTGCCTGCTCTTGGGGTGCCACTACCTCAGCGTATCGAGGTTGGAATGCTCTATGAGGCTTGA
- the LOC112196344 gene encoding probable potassium transporter 17 isoform X2, giving the protein MNIGILSSNPNSSLSHSIYDEGIENQSRLAKIFKKSIVARRLLLFIAMLGMCMVIGDGILTPAISVLSAMDGVRAPFPSIKSSVVEALSAVVLILLFLLQKFGTSRVSFLFSPIMGAWTLSTPLVGIYSIISHYPSIFKAISPHYIFRFFWRNGKEGWLLLSGTVLCITGSEALFADLGHFNRSSIQIAFLFTIYPSLVLTYAGQTAYLIKNPNDHNDGFYKFIPTTIYWPIFIISTLAAIVASQSLISATFSVIKQSVVLDYFPRVKVVHTSPSKEGEVYSPEVNYILMVLCVAVILIFGDGKDIGNAFGVVVSLVMLITTVLLTLVMVIIWRTPPVLVALYFSIFFVMEGVYVSAVFTKITEGGWIPFAISFILAFIMFGWYYGRQRKIEYELTHKITLDKLGLLLSDPSVQRVPGFCLFYSNIQDGLTPILGHYIKNMKSLHQVTVFTTLRYLLVPKVAPHERIVICKLGLKGVYGCVIQYGYADPLNLEGEDFVSQVTNSLLAHIQDSSGCRPSDPAEIQQEMSNLEEAMSAGIVHIRGKTRFYIGKSCGWFDKIMLAFYEVLHSNCRSALPALGVPLPQRIEVGMLYEA; this is encoded by the exons ATGAATATTGGAATCCTCTCTTCAAATCCAAACTCAAGTCTTTCACACTCTATCTATGATGAGGGCATTGAAAATCAGAGTAGGCTTGCAAAAATTTTCAAGAAAAGTATAGTTGCTAGAAGGTTATTGCTTTTTATTGCCATGTTAGGCATGTGCATGGTTATTGGAGATGGCATTCTTACACCTGCAATATCTG TTTTGTCAGCAATGGATGGAGTAAGGGCACCTTTTCCATCTATCAAATCAT CTGTTGTGGAAGCGCTTTCTGCAGTAGTCCTTatccttctttttttattacaaaAGTTTGGTACATCTCGAGTGAGCTTCCTATTTTCCCCCATTATGGGTGCATGGACTTTGAGTACCCCGCTCGTAGGAATTTATAGCATCATAAGTCATTATCCAAGCATATTCAAGGCCATATCACCACACTATATCTTCCGTTTCTTTTGGAGAAACGGTAAGGAAGGCTGGTTGTTGCTTAGTGGAACTGTCCTTTGCATCACAG GGTCCGAGGCATTGTTTGCAGATCTTGgtcatttcaaccgaagctccATTCAG ATAGCTTTCTTGTTTACCATCTATCCTTCTCTGGTTCTGACATATGCGGGGCAGACAGCATACCTGATCAAGAATCCAAATGATCATAATGATGGATTCTATAAGTTTATACCAACTACTATCTACTGGCCTATCTTTATCATATCTACATTAGCTGCAATAGTTGCAAGCCAGTCTCTGATATCAGCCACGTTTTCGGTAATCAAGCAATCTGTAGTACTTGATTATTTCCCTCGAGTGAAGGTTGTGCACACATCCCCTAGCAAAGAAGGCGAGGTTTACTCCCCTGAAGTCAATTACATTCTCATGGTTCTCTGTGTTGCTGTCATACTTATATTTGGGGATGGAAAAGACATAGGAAATGCATTTG GTGTTGTTGTCAGCTTAGTCATGCTCATCACCACAGTATTACTAACACTGGTAATGGTCATAATATGGAGAACACCACCGGTGCTGGTGGCTCTCTACTTCTCTATCTTCTTTGTGATGGAAGGCGTTTATGTGAGTGCAGTGTTCACCAAGATCACTGAAGGTGGATGGATTCCTTTTGCCATATCTTTTATCCTTGCCTTCATTATGTTCGGTTGGTACTATGGAAGACAAAGGAAGATAGAGTACGAGTTGACTCACAAAATAACCCTAGACAAACTTGGACTGCTATTATCTGATCCCAGTGTTCAAAGGGTTCCTGGATTCTGCTTGTTTTACTCCAACATTCAAGATGGGCTTACTCCGATTCTCGGACACTATATTAAAAACATGAAATCCCTTCACCAGGTCACCGTGTTCACTACTCTTCGATACTTATTGGTTCCTAAGGTTGCTCCTCATGAGAGGATTGTTATCTGCAAACTTGGCCTGAAAGGGGTTTATGGGTGTGTTATTCAGTATGGCTACGCAGATCCCCTAAACCTCGAAGGAGAAGATTTTGTCAGCCAAGTTACAAATAGTTTGCTGGCACATATACAGGACAGCTCGGGCTGTCGGCCATCTGATCCTGCAGAGATCCAACAAGAGATGTCTAATTTGGAAGAAGCAATGAGTGCTGGAATAGTTCATATTCGAGGAAAGACAAGGTTTTATATTGGCAAGAGTTGTGGCTGGTTTGATAAAATTATGCTCGCATTTTATGAAGTTCTGCACAGTAACTGTAGGTCTGCTCTGCCTGCTCTTGGGGTGCCACTACCTCAGCGTATCGAGGTTGGAATGCTCTATGAGGCTTGA